Proteins encoded by one window of Paenibacillus sp. DCT19:
- a CDS encoding beta-mannanase produces the protein MQFTDADPSAPTIRKLTLAVDEGMCTLRWLWPEAVEAVYVERLEVAMLGKENSGDAHAQGKLKLYTREEYKASNGYVDRITGFGAIRYTVYICRMDDAEPVLLRQSNDENTVMASAGKADIRFSIRYKSGFFQKRKSVFMTVTTEAPVPKEALCYVRKQGSVPLNKEDGTVYPFVNDFAPGRNEMPPVEVGKDEYVRLFFTDGPKYGTVYRLISD, from the coding sequence ATGCAATTTACAGATGCAGATCCTTCGGCGCCCACCATTCGCAAACTGACACTGGCGGTGGACGAGGGCATGTGTACGCTCCGCTGGCTCTGGCCAGAGGCTGTCGAGGCTGTGTATGTTGAACGGCTGGAGGTTGCGATGCTGGGCAAGGAGAACAGCGGCGATGCACATGCGCAAGGTAAGTTGAAGCTCTATACGCGTGAGGAATACAAAGCAAGTAACGGATACGTGGATCGGATAACCGGTTTTGGAGCGATCCGTTATACGGTTTATATCTGCAGGATGGATGATGCCGAGCCTGTCTTGCTCCGTCAGTCGAACGATGAGAACACGGTGATGGCGAGTGCAGGCAAGGCGGATATTCGATTTTCCATTCGGTATAAGAGTGGTTTTTTTCAGAAAAGAAAAAGTGTATTCATGACCGTTACGACCGAAGCACCGGTTCCGAAGGAGGCTCTCTGTTATGTTCGTAAACAGGGGAGTGTCCCGCTTAACAAGGAAGACGGTACGGTGTATCCATTTGTAAATGATTTTGCACCTGGAAGAAATGAGATGCCGCCTGTTGAGGTCGGGAAGGATGAATACGTCAGACTATTCTTCACGGACGGCCCCAAGTATGGAACGGTGTACCGGCTAATATCGGACTAA
- a CDS encoding VWA domain-containing protein: MQRKINLLLVLFSLVGGAVGFAAGEIMLHQWLGEMPRLLLMGLYFGVVALSVGLFCLLAEMISPKLNGASWKLRYLSLSWKLLVPATLALLFVVGLVVQLLYQINPGGVKQVKDIVLMIDNSGSMTETDPNNGRFEAAKTLISQMESDKQVAVITFADEPELLQPFIALDNEAAKNEVYDKIDSIVTTSGGTNFDAALKEAMEQIKGKQDPKRGTVAILLSDGMSEVDTSGILSEYVNEQIAVNTVGLSLVDPSGTDLLRSIAGQTGGLYYDVPDAGGLNLAFQQIYDTIDERTLVTERTGMMEHSTYLAIFRVAALLLIGVALGVSLGLVFDNRHLALSFGVGGAVSGLLAGLLLEWGLDGSPVGDAFVRLGAMLLLASVLTLFTWIIPMKENTPRSNRGRRDARRGNASAEGFGGRARDTRSKGF; this comes from the coding sequence ATGCAGCGAAAAATCAATCTTCTCCTGGTACTGTTCAGCCTCGTTGGCGGAGCAGTAGGATTTGCGGCAGGGGAAATCATGCTGCATCAGTGGCTTGGAGAGATGCCTCGTCTGTTGCTGATGGGATTATATTTCGGTGTTGTTGCACTAAGTGTGGGTCTATTCTGCCTACTTGCTGAGATGATCTCACCGAAGCTTAACGGTGCTTCATGGAAGCTGCGATATCTGAGCTTATCTTGGAAATTACTTGTCCCGGCAACACTCGCACTCTTATTCGTGGTGGGGCTAGTAGTACAACTGCTGTATCAGATCAATCCAGGCGGTGTGAAGCAGGTCAAGGATATCGTGCTCATGATTGACAATTCAGGCAGCATGACAGAGACCGATCCGAATAATGGCCGCTTTGAGGCCGCGAAGACGCTGATTAGCCAAATGGAGAGCGATAAGCAGGTAGCCGTCATTACATTTGCGGATGAGCCAGAACTGTTGCAGCCGTTCATTGCGCTGGATAATGAAGCAGCTAAGAATGAGGTATATGACAAAATCGATAGCATCGTGACAACCTCAGGCGGAACGAATTTTGATGCGGCTTTGAAAGAAGCGATGGAACAGATTAAGGGCAAACAAGATCCGAAGCGTGGTACCGTTGCGATATTGTTATCTGACGGTATGAGTGAAGTCGATACGTCTGGCATTCTATCGGAATACGTGAATGAACAGATTGCGGTCAACACGGTGGGACTCAGCTTGGTAGACCCTTCGGGAACGGATCTTTTGCGCAGCATTGCTGGGCAGACAGGTGGCCTTTATTATGATGTGCCGGATGCAGGTGGGCTTAACCTGGCATTCCAGCAGATTTACGATACGATTGATGAGCGAACACTGGTTACGGAACGTACGGGTATGATGGAGCATAGCACGTATCTGGCTATTTTCCGCGTAGCTGCCCTGCTGTTGATTGGGGTAGCGCTGGGTGTATCTCTTGGACTGGTATTTGATAATCGTCATCTGGCGCTCAGCTTCGGCGTCGGTGGAGCAGTCTCAGGTCTGTTAGCCGGTCTCCTTCTAGAATGGGGGCTGGACGGATCACCTGTCGGCGATGCATTTGTAAGGCTTGGCGCAATGCTCCTGCTGGCTTCCGTATTGACCCTGTTTACATGGATTATTCCGATGAAGGAGAATACACCACGGAGCAATCGCGGCCGGCGCGATGCCAGAAGAGGGAACGCTTCGGCAGAAGGGTTCGGAGGGCGCGCAAGAGACACACGAAGCAAAGGATTCTAA